A stretch of the Bubalus kerabau isolate K-KA32 ecotype Philippines breed swamp buffalo chromosome 11, PCC_UOA_SB_1v2, whole genome shotgun sequence genome encodes the following:
- the LOC129623874 gene encoding beta-lactoglobulin-2-like: MKCFLLALGLALACGIQAAYIPQMAEDLDIRKVAGMWHTVAMAASDMLLLDAESGPLRVYVEELKPTPEGDLEILLQKRENHECVEKTLMAQKTEDPAVFTVNSEYHGERKVSVLDTDYSSYMIFCMEGPMPTDEGSVMCQCLGPDALPHSQDPEMDDEAMGKFAGALASLLEPVQMVLDLRQGADLRAKVKAQEVGT; encoded by the exons ATGAAGTGCTTCCTGCTCGCCCTGGGCCTGGCCCTCGCCTGTGGCATCCAGGCTGCCTACATCCCCCAGATGGCAGAAGACCTGGACATTAGAAAG GTGGCAGGGATGTGGCACACGGTGGCCATGGCGGCCAGCGACATGCTTCTCCTGGACGCCGAGAGCGGCCCCCTGAGAGTGTACGTGGAGGAGCTGAAGCCCACCCCCGAGGGCGACCTGGAGATCCTGCTGCAGAAACG GGAAAACCATGAGTGTGTGGAGAAGACCCTCATGGCCCAGAAGACCGAGGACCCTGCTGTCTTTACGGTCAACTCTGAGT ATCACGGGGAAAGGAAGGTTTCTGTGCTGGACACAGACTACAGCAGCTACATGATCTTCTGCATGGAGGGCCCCATGCCCACCGATGAGGGCAGCGTGATGTGCCAGTGTCTGG GGCCTGACGCCCTGCCCCACAGCCAGGACCCGGAGATGGATGATGAGGCCATGGGGAAATTCGCCGGGGCCCTGGCATCGCTGCTGGAGCCTGTGCAGATGGTCCTGGACCTGCGCCAGGGGGCGG ACCTAAGGGCCAAGGTGAAGGCCCAGGAAGTGGGCACCTAA
- the LOC129623875 gene encoding beta-lactoglobulin produces MKCLLLALGLALACGTQAIIVTQTMKGLDIQKVAGTWYSLAMAASDISLLDAQSAPLRVYVEELKPTPEGDLEILLQKWENGECAQKKIIAEKTKIPAVFKIDALNENKVLVLDTDYKKYLLFCMENSAEPEQSLACQCLVRTPEVDDEALEKFDKALKALPMHIRLSFNPTQLEDLRAKVEAQEVGT; encoded by the exons ATGAAGTGCCTCCTGCTTGCCCTGGGCCTGGCCCTTGCCTGTGGCACCCAGGCCATCATCGTCACCCAGACCATGAAGGGCCTGGACATCCAGAAG GTGGCGGGGACTTGGTACTCCTTGGCCATGGCGGCCAGCGACATCTCCCTGCTGGACGCCCAGAGTGCCCCCCTGAGAGTGTATGTGGAGGAGCTGAAGCCCACCCCTGAGGGCGACCTGGAGATCCTGCTGCAGAAATG GGAGAATGGTGAGTGTGCTCAGAAGAAGATCATTGCAGAAAAAACCAAGATCCCTGCCGTGTTCAAGATCGACG CCTTGAACGAGAACAAAGTCCTTGTGCTGGACACCGACTACAAAAAGTACCTGCTCTTCTGCATGGAGAACAGTGCTGAGCCCGAGCAAAGCCTGGCCTGCCAGTGCCTGG TCAGGACCCCGGAGGTGGACGACGAGGCCCTGGAGAAATTTGACAAAGCCCTCAAGGCCCTGCCTATGCACATCCGGCTCTCCTTCAACCCGACCCAGCTGGAGG ACCTAAGGGCCAAGGTGGAGGCTCAGGAAGTGGGCACCTAA
- the GLT6D1 gene encoding putative glycosyltransferase 6 domain-containing protein 1, which produces MNCKRKMLLLILGLSLLLLFDHYSRKNQEEELQLSDWFNPRRRPDVITTTSWLAPVVWEGTFSRKALEKHYRRQNFTTGLAVFATGRLADPYLELFLNSANKYFLTGYRVIFYIMMDTFIKLPQIKWEPLRQFKVFIVTESRWWDNDLVRMKSLAKHIIWDIQGEVDFLFSMTVTQIFQNNVGVEVLGELVAQLHGWWYFQDRASFPYERRPKSAAYIPSGQGDFYYDGAFVGGTPLEVLNLAEEYLNGVIHDLGLRLNSSYEKHLNKYFFLRKPAKLLSPEYNWDTDFYPPPQVQYIKVAQQSKRRH; this is translated from the exons GAAAAATCAAGAAGAAGAACTTCAGCTCTCAGACTGGTTCAACCCCAG AAGACGCCCCGATGTGATCACGACCACAAGCTGGCTTGCTCCTGTTGTCTGGGAAGGCACTTTCAGCAGAAAGGCGCTGGAAAAACACTACAGAAGGCAGAATTTCACAACAGGCTTGGCCGTCTTTGCTACTGGCAG GCTTGCAGATCCGTACCTGGAGCTGTTCTTGAACTCGGCAAATAAGTACTTCCTGACCGGCTACAGAGTGATCTTCTACATTATGATGGACACCTTCATCAAGCTGCCCCAGATCAAGTGGGAGCCCCTCCGACAGTTCAAAGTGTTCATCGTCACTGAGAGCAGATGGTGGGACAACGACCTCGTGCGCATGAAGAGCTTGGCCAAGCACATTATCTGGGACATCCAGGGCGAGGTCGACTTCCTTTTCAGCATGACCGTCACCCAGATCTTCCAGAACAATGTGGGCGTGGAGGTCCTGGGCGAGTTGGTGGCTCAGCTCCATGGCTGGTGGTACTTCCAGGACCGTGCGAGTTTCCCCTACGAGAGGAGGCCCAAGTCGGCAGCTTACATCCCGTCTGGCCAGGGTGATTTCTACTACGATGGTGCATTCGTGGGCGGCACACCCCTGGAGGTCCTGAACCTCGCGGAAGAGTACCTGAATGGCGTCATCCACGACCTCGGACTCAGGTTGAACAGCTCCTACGAAAAACACCTCAACAAATACTTTTTCCTCCGGAAGCCCGCCAAGCTCTTATCCCCAGAGTACAACTGGGACACCGACTTCTACCCGCCGCCCCAGGTACAGTACATCAAGGTGGCCCAGCAGTCCAAAAGGAGACACTGA